One window from the genome of Kluyveromyces marxianus DMKU3-1042 DNA, complete genome, chromosome 3 encodes:
- the MTE1 gene encoding Mte1p, translating to MVSIKEFNCQYTNQIRKKHKTWHDGRLKYYEENNRFQLFTEDGRHLSNKSITNSKQLADILDGSGFGNTEHRIFGSYFVIITELTATHEVEALNTSKPVFVKSEYANYIKEGEKKEEATSKHASTVQISKKQMSVSSKVNKPFKPPAIKSRVKLEQQTAAVMKKDLCTQSQGGDSVSLHNSAAEQKSKVKSQGLSQDSFRSSLNVSQTTQFNEPVPELNTLNPVEYICQTNSIIRTGRLRQKNYVIRNSHIVL from the coding sequence ATGGTTTCGATAAAGGAATTTAACTGTCAATATACCAATCAGATTCGAAAGAAGCATAAAACTTGGCATGATGGGAGATTGAAATACTATGAAGAGAACAACCGTTTCCAGTTATTCACAGAGGATGGCAGACACCTCAGTAATAAATCGATAACGAACAGTAAACAATTAGCAGATATTTTGGATGGGTCTGGTTTCGGAAATACAGAACATAGAATATTTGGATCTTACTTCGTCATAATTACCGAGCTAACTGCAACACACGAAGTGGAAGCTTTAAATACTTCGAAACCCGTGTTTGTAAAGTCTGAATATGCTAACTATATTAAAGAGggagagaagaaggaggaaGCTACTTCTAAACACGCGTCTACTGTtcaaatttcaaaaaagcAGATGTCAGTAAGCTCTAAAGTCAATAAACCTTTCAAGCCGCCGGCGATTAAGTCGAGAGTTAAGTTGGAACAGCAAACTGCAGCTGTGATGAAAAAAGATCTATGTACACAGTCACAAGGTGGTGATTCAGTATCGCTTCATAATTCTGCTGCAGAACAAAAGTCCAAGGTAAAAAGTCAAGGACTGTCTCAGGATAGTTTCCGAAGCAGCCTGAATGTATCCCAAACAACGCAGTTTAATGAACCTGTTCCTGAATTGAACACGTTAAATCCTGTTGAATACATATGCCAAACGAATAGTATTATCAGAACAGGTCGTTTACGCCAAAAGAATTATGTCATTAGAAATTCACATATTGTCCTCTAG